One window of the Zea mays cultivar B73 chromosome 3, Zm-B73-REFERENCE-NAM-5.0, whole genome shotgun sequence genome contains the following:
- the LOC103651868 gene encoding protein FAR1-RELATED SEQUENCE 5-like: MAAVPSPSPSILRLNAPSWDREEEEQQIPHVGSVEIEVPAENVVDKYALLAPKVGMTFDGEEKAYKMYNTYAGCVGFSVRKYRTKRRKLDDSLCQKYFVCSGEGQRKNEASQKDITRTGCDAHVQFSISKENVWTVQKVVLDHNHYLASPNKTHKLRSQREIIEADRKLIGQARRSGMKPSQVFSFMKEHYGGEDKVPFTKMDCYNEIGRERTPYLEANDAQTLFEYLRNKQVEDPTFFYAVQVDKETGHIANFFWADGQSIMDYKCFGDAVSFDTTFQTNKFEMPFAPILGTNHHKQTIIFGCALMFNETIPSFVWLFQTFLTAMSGKHPSTIFTDQDAAMAAAIAHVFPNTAHRLCLWHIGQNAVKHLGPIIKATEDEVEDKSGNKFWADFKSCIYEDREEIYFTQKWHELLAKYNLEDNKWMSNLYDLRAKWAAVHRDSFTADIHSTQRSEGMNNVFKKRFRRKLGLSELLVECEKVVVDLRSNETDADFQSRRKIPVCYIPNLPMLKTAAETYTRRMYSEFEEEFKKQFTLSCELLEGNGTNSTFFVKYMQSERGATAV; this comes from the exons ATGGCAGCTGTTCCGTCGCCGTCACCGTCGATCCTCAG ATTAAATGCTCCTTCTTGGGATCGTGAAGAAGAGGAACAACAAATACCGCATGTTGGGTCAGTGGAGATTGAAGTACCAGCTGAG AATGTGGTTGATAAATATGCACTGCTGGCACCTAaagttggaatgacttttgatggTGAGGAAAAGGCTTATAAGATGTACAATACCTATGCTGGATGTGTTGGGTTCAGTGTTAGAAAGTACAGGACAAAGCGCCGCAAATTAGATGATAGTTTATGTCAGAAATATTTTGTTTGCAGTGGCGAAGGACAACGGAAAAATGAGGCATCACAAAAGGACATTACAAGGACCGGTTGTGATGCTCATGTCCAGTTTAGTATCAGCAAGGAGAATGTATGGACTGTGCAAAAGGTCGTACTAGATCACAACCATTATCTTGCCAGTCCAAATAAGACACATAAGTTGAGGTCCCAACGAGAGATTATAGAGGCAGATAGAAAATTAATTGGGCAGGCACGACGATCTGGAATGAAGCCATCCCAAGTTTTCAGTTTCATGAAGGAGCATTATGGAGGGGAAGACAAAGTACCATTTACTAAGATGGATTGCTATAATGAAATTGGTCGCGAGCGCACACCGTACTTAGAAGCCAATGATGCACAaacattatttgaatatctgagaAATAAACAAGTCGAGGACCCAACATTTTTTTATGCAGTTCAAGTGGACAAGGAAACTGGTCATATAGCAAATTTCTTTTGGGCAGATGGTCAGTCTATCATGGATTACAAATGCTTTGGTGATGCTGTGTCCTTTGACACCACATTTCAAACAAATAAGTTTGAAATGCCTTTTGCTCCAATTCTTGGCACCAATCATCACAAGCAAACAATAATTTTTGGGTGTGCACTTATGTTCAATGAGACTATTCCATCATTTGTTTGGCTATTTCAGACCTTTCTAACAGCAATGTCCGGGAAGCACCCAAGCACAATTTTCACAGATCAAGACGCAGCAATGGCAGCAGCAATTGCTCATGTATTCCCAAACACAGCTCACCGCCTATGTTTGTGGCATATTGGCCAAAATGCTGTCAAACATCTTGGTCCTATAATTAAAGCGACAGAGGACGAGGTAGAGGACAAGTCAGGTAACAAGTTTTGGGCAGATTTCAAAAGTTGTATCTACGAAGACCGAGAAGAGATTTACTTCACACAGAAATGGCATGAATTGTTGGCTAAATACAACCTTGAGGATAACAAATGGATGTCAAACCTATATGATTTGAGGGCAAAGTGGGCTGCGGTACACCGTGACTCATTTACAGCAGACATTCACTCGACCCAAAGGAGCGAAGGTATGAACAATGTCTTCAAGAAAAGATTTCGTAGGAAACTCGGTCTTTCAGAACTCCTTGTAGAATGTGAAAAAGTTGTAGTTGATCTAAGATCAAATGAGACGGATGCTGATTTTCAGTCACGTCGGAAGATCCCAGTTTGCTACATTCCAAATCTTCCAATGTTGAAAACTGCAGCTGAAACATATACAAGGAGAATGTATTCAGAGTTTGAGGAAGAGTTTAAAAAACAATTTACATTGTCTTGTGAATTGTTGGAAGGTAATGGGACAAACTCAACATTCTTTGTTAAGTATATGCAATCTGAGCGTGGAGCAACG GCTGTTTAA
- the LOC103649945 gene encoding uncharacterized protein, with protein MNGVYNLTSQYILPRWTKYAKSGFYIEKKQGTEEGDLKTQAALISRQATTLALKCSSSKELLDKLQKAMYDFNLEADTYLSEMHEKSNEIPPTPNECVRQPLNGVISFKIPPVIKGPKQTRFKNVLEKNPGKKKKKGARKKGDGLEHVDIETRDEHADANLIDFNVGASSTMNAPFVQGGYANVTMPQFNLFANPSAMAPPYIPGGYTSLLMGVDQDDTTQAAVRKLHFDESM; from the exons ATGAATGGAGTATATAATTTGACATCCCAATATATACTGCCTAGATGGACAAAGTATGCTAAAAGTGGATTTTATATTGAAAAAAAACAAGGAACCGAGGAGGGAGATTTGAAAACACAGGCAGCACTTATATCTCGACAGGCCACAACTCTTGCATTGAAGTGTTCGTCATCAAAAGAACTTCTTGATAAGTTGCAGAAAGCCATGTATGACTTCAACTTGGAAGCAGATACTTATCTAAGTGAGATGCATGAAAAATCCAATGAGATTCCCCCTACTCCAAATGAATGTGTCCGACAACCACTAAATGGTGTAATATCATTCAAAATCCCTCCAGTCATAAAAGGTCCAAAGCAAACACGTTTTAAAAATGTTCTTGAAAAGAAcccagggaagaagaagaagaagggtgcCCGGAAGAAAG GTGACGGTTTGGAACATGTTGATATCGAAACAAGAGACGAACATGCTGATGCAAACCTAATT GATTTTAATGTTGGTGCATCTTCAACCATGAATGCTCCTTTCGTCCAAGGTGGATATGCTAATGTCACAATGCCCCAGTTCAATTTATTTGCAAATCCTTCTGCAATGGCTCCTCCATACATACCAGGAGGGTACACAAGTCTCTTAATGGGAGTTGATCAAGATGATACAACGCAAGCTGCTGTTAGGAAGTTACATTTTGATGAATCTATGTAG